In Chitinophaga sp. HK235, a single window of DNA contains:
- a CDS encoding DUF5991 domain-containing protein, with product MQMRFKIITVLYFFIFLTGCNSIAQSSNLSRWSGIYKFSVMTDEIRGGIEVGTDYKINITRDSCLFTANGIQYAFSDKCYIKANKDTLMGYFCYDTDGFVSYHECSVPLFKIFKKADQYYIISSAILEDTSKAYVLKRTP from the coding sequence ATGCAAATGCGATTTAAAATTATCACAGTTTTGTATTTCTTCATTTTTCTGACAGGCTGTAATAGTATCGCACAATCAAGTAACCTCTCAAGGTGGTCTGGGATATACAAGTTCAGCGTTATGACCGATGAAATCAGAGGAGGTATTGAGGTGGGCACCGATTACAAAATCAACATAACCAGGGACAGTTGCCTGTTTACAGCTAATGGGATACAATATGCTTTTAGTGACAAATGTTATATAAAGGCAAATAAGGACACCCTTATGGGCTATTTCTGTTACGACACTGATGGCTTTGTAAGCTATCATGAATGCTCGGTCCCCTTATTCAAAATCTTCAAAAAGGCTGATCAGTATTATATTATTTCCAGTGCAATCCTGGAGGATACCAGCAAAGCCTATGTATTAAAACGTACCCCATGA
- a CDS encoding peptidoglycan DD-metalloendopeptidase family protein, which yields MTMQSVTPTTPARHLVCEGALCSCDKAAAPIPVKVISHQRYYIHGIGTSRLIVTSHENDQRALNFGGCLATSPPVPCTAALLWHIPVSQRRIQLANGAYPLPDNATATCIVKGGQIRILTHGQLPGDSSHHSPFETGNFPSSANTTTISPASSPDLSETTPGIRSNTIICLAGPDTVTTEASWEVQFALPPTPEEISFLYWVLEDEQGNQENMLHGDIRFTHHFQLHGQFTLRVFSGATSETMLSKMIEVVPSGLSSTHTHCRPGETVTFTLHTSQTDHPVNWVQTDEKGNTSPLATTSSNSIQQTFVQPGSYVIQAITPQQTWQLSITVCQNLIQSIHTDQPTITGSTITFHIQRMVFPEMSLPEKNKLHWKLEGPENTHCQGVQAFRHHFTLSGNYTLYAYLYDIHQEAKLQFTVQTAMVHSGKWIDADGQVIRQAGYNQEIGLYFEHTGLETQKVQLEIYARQTLRTTLILAETLQLPASKKVYYQLNTNKTFQQKIPQTWNGREAHLYFQIKTTTFPLLHSDRTFPGNHTEHLLITEKQQIVKAYFTDMQEQRTYFVTDHHREIALKIYAINLNNTVLDITLLRLQSPHHLQRPLTLYPITALQPQLTQHTVLHHCQCTVDKKGTVFLKVPLNTLQHYSLIYALIKLPGFNAVYTPKILVYPAECIKLKDPLKASASTVIERVRIRHQQSCESLVWGNHVSCAFRKKVINIAQKLQADPNHLMTCMAFETGGSFLPHLLSGYRPANTPAPEVITDKQLSNHAVGLVQFTGTAIRDINQRFKSTISKKQLTMMTAEDQLDYVYQYLLHFKGRLNTLEDFYMTILKPEGTGKHEDYIVFSKQKDFELHDQWYEKNKGLDSNHDFTITKKEVSIIIHKKYTEGLSHKNSCEHNCPLSIDTKSSSDQHWHHPIDNIQLRGWYNCWDPDRSRFGIIANRKSGKHQGLDFYARQGSPVYACVNGIITASYYSASYGYVVILNGDYSNSNYYFFYAHLQNQSKYNTGDNVTAGTTIGYTGKTGNANNVEANQEHLHFEIRTKSSVGRGFDGRLDPIQVIKELDQIAITNPQKNQQNANAI from the coding sequence ATGACAATGCAGTCTGTTACCCCCACAACCCCGGCCCGGCACCTGGTTTGCGAAGGCGCCCTCTGTAGCTGCGACAAAGCAGCAGCGCCCATACCGGTTAAAGTCATTTCACATCAGCGATATTATATTCACGGCATCGGGACTTCCCGGCTGATAGTGACCAGTCATGAAAATGATCAGCGTGCCCTGAATTTTGGCGGTTGTCTGGCCACCAGTCCACCGGTACCTTGTACGGCTGCGCTATTATGGCATATTCCTGTCTCCCAGCGACGTATACAACTGGCCAACGGAGCCTATCCCCTGCCCGACAATGCAACTGCCACCTGTATCGTTAAAGGAGGGCAAATACGTATTCTGACACATGGACAGCTACCCGGCGACAGCAGCCATCATAGCCCGTTTGAGACAGGCAACTTTCCATCGTCAGCTAATACCACCACAATATCTCCGGCATCATCACCTGATCTTTCGGAAACAACACCAGGTATCCGTTCCAATACAATTATATGCCTTGCCGGTCCGGATACCGTAACAACAGAAGCCTCCTGGGAAGTACAATTTGCCCTGCCGCCTACACCAGAAGAAATCAGCTTCCTGTATTGGGTGCTGGAAGATGAACAAGGCAATCAGGAAAATATGTTGCATGGAGACATCCGTTTTACGCATCACTTCCAGCTGCATGGTCAGTTTACCCTGCGGGTGTTTAGTGGAGCAACATCTGAAACGATGTTATCCAAAATGATTGAAGTAGTACCATCCGGCCTTAGCAGCACGCATACGCATTGCAGGCCAGGAGAAACCGTCACCTTCACCCTTCATACCAGCCAAACTGACCATCCTGTTAACTGGGTGCAAACAGATGAAAAAGGCAACACCAGCCCCCTTGCAACAACATCCTCGAACAGTATTCAACAGACCTTTGTACAGCCCGGCAGTTATGTGATACAAGCTATCACTCCGCAACAAACCTGGCAGCTGTCTATTACAGTCTGTCAAAACCTGATTCAATCTATCCATACCGATCAGCCTACCATCACCGGTTCCACTATCACCTTTCATATTCAGCGGATGGTATTTCCGGAGATGAGCCTTCCTGAGAAAAATAAGCTGCACTGGAAACTGGAAGGTCCGGAAAACACCCACTGTCAAGGTGTACAGGCCTTCCGTCATCATTTTACACTGAGTGGGAATTATACACTATATGCCTATCTGTACGACATACACCAGGAAGCTAAACTTCAGTTCACCGTACAAACAGCTATGGTACATAGCGGCAAGTGGATCGATGCAGACGGACAGGTGATCCGTCAGGCTGGTTACAACCAGGAAATCGGCCTCTACTTTGAACATACCGGTCTGGAAACGCAAAAGGTACAGCTGGAAATATATGCCAGACAGACCTTACGAACGACCCTTATTTTAGCAGAGACACTACAGCTGCCCGCCAGCAAAAAAGTATATTACCAACTGAACACCAATAAAACCTTCCAACAAAAGATTCCTCAGACATGGAACGGCCGGGAAGCACACCTCTACTTTCAGATTAAAACAACCACCTTTCCTCTTTTGCATAGTGACCGTACCTTTCCAGGTAACCATACCGAACACCTGCTGATCACTGAAAAACAACAGATCGTGAAAGCCTATTTCACCGATATGCAAGAGCAGCGCACTTATTTTGTAACAGATCATCATCGGGAAATAGCTTTAAAAATATATGCCATCAATCTTAACAATACTGTCCTCGACATCACCTTATTGCGCCTGCAGAGCCCCCACCACCTGCAACGTCCCCTTACCCTATATCCCATTACAGCATTGCAGCCACAGCTTACTCAACATACCGTTTTACACCACTGTCAGTGCACCGTAGATAAAAAAGGAACCGTTTTCCTGAAAGTGCCACTCAACACCCTTCAGCATTACTCGCTGATCTACGCATTGATAAAACTGCCGGGATTTAATGCTGTATACACCCCAAAAATTCTGGTATACCCCGCCGAATGCATAAAACTGAAGGACCCACTGAAAGCCAGTGCCAGCACAGTCATAGAACGGGTACGCATACGTCACCAGCAGTCTTGTGAATCTCTTGTCTGGGGTAATCATGTAAGCTGTGCTTTCAGGAAAAAGGTAATCAACATTGCCCAAAAACTTCAAGCCGATCCCAATCACCTGATGACCTGTATGGCCTTTGAAACCGGTGGTTCCTTCCTTCCTCATCTGCTCAGCGGATACCGGCCGGCGAATACGCCTGCACCTGAAGTCATTACGGATAAACAACTGAGTAATCATGCGGTAGGATTGGTGCAGTTTACTGGAACGGCGATTAGGGATATTAACCAAAGATTCAAATCAACTATATCCAAAAAACAACTAACCATGATGACAGCAGAAGATCAACTGGATTATGTTTATCAATACTTATTGCATTTTAAAGGAAGATTAAATACACTGGAAGATTTCTATATGACAATCCTGAAACCAGAAGGTACAGGAAAGCATGAGGATTATATAGTATTCAGTAAACAAAAGGACTTCGAACTGCATGATCAATGGTACGAGAAAAACAAAGGGCTCGATTCAAATCATGATTTTACTATCACTAAAAAAGAAGTCAGTATAATCATTCACAAAAAATATACTGAAGGACTCAGCCATAAAAATAGTTGCGAACATAACTGTCCTTTGAGCATTGATACTAAGTCATCTTCTGATCAGCACTGGCATCATCCCATTGACAACATACAATTGAGAGGCTGGTATAATTGCTGGGATCCCGATCGTAGCAGATTTGGGATAATTGCAAATCGTAAGAGTGGTAAGCACCAGGGACTGGATTTTTATGCCAGACAGGGATCGCCTGTTTACGCCTGTGTAAACGGCATCATAACAGCATCCTATTACTCTGCATCATATGGATATGTTGTAATACTAAATGGGGACTATAGCAATTCAAACTACTACTTCTTCTATGCTCACTTACAAAACCAATCAAAATATAATACAGGGGATAATGTAACTGCAGGAACCACCATCGGCTATACTGGAAAAACCGGAAATGCAAACAATGTAGAAGCCAATCAGGAGCACCTGCATTTTGAAATCCGAACCAAAAGCAGTGTAGGTAGAGGGTTCGATGGAAGACTGGACCCCATACAAGTTATAAAAGAGCTTGACCAAATAGCAATTACTAATCCTCAAAAAAATCAACAAAATGCAAATGCGATTTAA
- a CDS encoding type VI secretion system Vgr family protein, which produces MPLNTLTRISIDGKFFFHFRELTIDQRIDGHHTFELYINQEWLVVQSDDIPGSGKDLLGKEICIHIAPVDTLPHLKALHFKGLITAIHTGKEGDTSQGFCVLKGTDPGIVLDGEPQLQVYEAQTLADIARYCLKPLTSYSHSQIAPGNTAPHPYLVQYKESNFVFLQRLAARFGEWFFYNGQQMVFGSYAPAKIILQHPAELVNFDIRLQLVSNNRRFTSYDYHQGSSISHDVPVARNAGIHPLTAITRQASQQLYQQSGTEKRTSPMTDLLTQSKLHEKRQLATSVQLTGCSENPGIRIGDIIQAAESIPTQDLEGTFTITHLIHHCQGDGAYYNQFTSTPSDCCIPSGYDGIPPSCEAQSAIVTDNHDPEGMGRIRIRYHWQQQGSSPWIRLITPHSGAGKGFYFIPEKGEEVWIDFEGGDPELPFATGTAYNGKANTKFSDTDNNIKIIKTRSGHTIQMDDSQGAEQLQIHDHNGNIIQLDTHHGNITISSPGHLHLKARQISIEASEQLDLHAGENITQGAGENFSLYAGNHTTILSTHIIQQAQESFTRTSRRLEEQAESILLNSIKEDLTLVSSGTIAINSVEKIKLS; this is translated from the coding sequence ATGCCCTTAAATACATTAACCAGGATATCTATTGACGGGAAATTTTTTTTCCACTTCCGGGAGCTGACCATCGATCAGCGTATAGACGGACATCATACGTTTGAATTATATATTAACCAGGAATGGCTGGTTGTTCAGTCAGATGATATTCCCGGCAGCGGGAAAGATCTGCTGGGCAAAGAGATCTGCATTCATATTGCCCCTGTGGATACTTTACCTCATCTAAAAGCCCTGCATTTCAAAGGGCTGATCACTGCGATCCATACTGGTAAAGAAGGAGATACTTCACAGGGTTTCTGTGTACTGAAAGGAACAGACCCGGGCATCGTACTCGATGGAGAGCCGCAGTTACAGGTATATGAAGCCCAGACACTGGCCGACATCGCCCGGTACTGTTTAAAACCACTGACATCTTATAGCCATTCACAGATAGCACCCGGTAATACGGCACCCCATCCTTATCTGGTGCAGTACAAGGAAAGTAATTTTGTTTTTCTGCAACGGCTGGCAGCACGTTTCGGTGAATGGTTCTTCTATAATGGCCAGCAGATGGTTTTCGGTTCCTATGCTCCAGCTAAAATCATCTTGCAACATCCGGCCGAACTGGTCAACTTTGATATCAGGCTACAACTGGTTTCGAACAACCGCCGCTTCACCAGTTATGATTACCATCAGGGTAGCAGCATTAGTCACGATGTACCTGTTGCCCGCAATGCCGGTATCCACCCCTTAACAGCTATTACACGACAAGCCAGCCAGCAGCTTTATCAGCAGTCCGGCACAGAAAAGCGTACAAGCCCCATGACAGATCTGTTAACACAGTCAAAGCTACACGAAAAAAGACAGCTGGCGACCAGTGTACAGCTAACTGGCTGCAGTGAAAACCCAGGTATCCGTATCGGTGACATTATCCAAGCAGCAGAGTCTATTCCAACCCAGGACCTGGAGGGAACTTTCACCATCACCCATCTTATCCATCACTGCCAGGGAGATGGTGCGTATTATAATCAGTTTACCAGCACCCCCAGCGACTGCTGTATTCCATCCGGTTATGATGGTATTCCTCCCTCCTGCGAAGCACAGAGTGCCATTGTAACCGATAACCATGACCCGGAAGGAATGGGACGCATCCGTATCCGTTATCACTGGCAGCAGCAGGGTAGCTCTCCCTGGATACGGCTGATAACCCCGCATAGTGGTGCCGGCAAAGGTTTTTACTTTATACCCGAAAAGGGAGAAGAAGTATGGATCGACTTTGAAGGAGGTGATCCGGAACTTCCGTTTGCCACCGGGACAGCTTATAACGGTAAAGCCAATACGAAATTCAGTGATACCGACAACAATATCAAAATTATCAAAACGCGTAGCGGGCATACCATACAGATGGATGACAGCCAAGGAGCGGAACAACTGCAGATACACGATCACAACGGCAATATTATTCAGTTGGATACTCACCATGGTAATATCACGATCTCTTCCCCCGGACATTTGCATCTCAAAGCACGGCAGATCAGCATAGAAGCCAGCGAACAGCTCGATCTTCATGCCGGTGAAAACATCACCCAGGGAGCCGGAGAAAACTTTAGTCTCTATGCGGGCAACCATACGACTATACTGTCTACCCACATCATACAACAGGCACAGGAAAGTTTTACGCGCACCTCCCGCAGACTGGAAGAACAGGCAGAAAGCATCCTGCTCAACAGTATCAAGGAAGACCTGACACTAGTATCGTCGGGAACAATTGCTATTAACAGTGTGGAAAAAATAAAACTTTCCTGA
- the tssD gene encoding type VI secretion system tube protein TssD, with translation MSFKATMLLEGEEMNVLECHFTFSQPTDHSGKPSHKPRGGTVIIIIESNGSTRLFDWMISNTSTKSGVITFLRRDALSRMKELRFSDAYCVRYTEYFNASGAHPMQVKMKLSARELLLNQSVYRNPWP, from the coding sequence ATGTCTTTTAAAGCAACCATGCTGCTGGAAGGGGAAGAAATGAATGTACTGGAATGTCATTTTACCTTTTCACAGCCTACAGACCATAGCGGCAAGCCCTCCCACAAACCCCGCGGGGGAACCGTTATCATTATTATCGAGTCTAACGGAAGCACCCGGCTTTTTGACTGGATGATTTCCAATACCAGCACTAAAAGCGGTGTTATTACTTTTTTACGGCGGGATGCCTTGTCGCGGATGAAAGAATTACGGTTCTCCGATGCGTATTGCGTCAGGTACACTGAATATTTTAATGCCAGCGGAGCACATCCCATGCAGGTGAAGATGAAGCTTTCAGCCCGTGAGCTGTTGCTGAACCAATCTGTATACCGGAATCCGTGGCCATAA
- a CDS encoding DUF983 domain-containing protein — protein sequence MEHKRPNYFVSLLTMKCPKCRRGDMYKDKNPFHVKFSKIFNMYDNCPVCGQKFELETGFWFGTGYVSYALSVAFSVFNLIWYAVFFGISWRDNSIFIWLGVNGVLLVLIQPWLMRISRVIYLYFFVYYDEDTASLPAQVHHHPEKN from the coding sequence ATGGAACACAAACGCCCAAATTATTTCGTCAGCCTGTTAACGATGAAATGTCCCAAATGCCGGAGAGGAGATATGTACAAAGACAAGAATCCTTTTCATGTCAAGTTTTCGAAGATCTTCAACATGTACGACAATTGTCCGGTATGTGGTCAGAAGTTTGAGTTGGAAACAGGATTCTGGTTTGGGACGGGCTATGTGAGTTATGCGCTTTCCGTAGCATTCAGTGTATTTAATCTTATCTGGTACGCCGTTTTTTTTGGCATCAGCTGGAGAGACAATAGTATATTTATATGGTTGGGTGTAAACGGAGTTTTACTGGTATTGATACAGCCATGGCTGATGCGCATCTCAAGGGTTATTTACCTGTACTTCTTTGTTTATTATGATGAGGATACAGCTTCCCTGCCAGCACAGGTGCATCATCATCCGGAGAAAAACTAA
- a CDS encoding ABC transporter ATP-binding protein: MKLLLHYLKRYKWLVVLAMVLASINQLFSLLDPMIFGWIIDRFASHPHSTVKGGTIFRPEGQYLTGVLLLVGAAIGVAMVSRIAKAFQDYAVNVIVQKFGAQVYTDGLKHSLRLPYQQFEDQRSGETLAILQKVRTDCEKFITSFVNVLFVSMIGVVFVMIYAATVHWTLPLVYLTGCILLTVLMSLLSRKIKVIQKTIVKETTALAGSTTESLRNIELVKSLGLTQQEIRRLNSTTIKILMLELKKVRSIRSISFVQGTFVNLMRQSILFLLLFYIYRDYVSIGQLMTLQLYSFFIFGPLQELGNIILNYREAQVSLLNFQSILSTPVEETPAHPIRINHIDELTFRHVGFKHLTAATKALDQVNFAVSVGETIAFVGPSGSGKTTLVKLLVGLYKPNEGHILYNGVDANEADMEDLRHQVGFVTQDTQLFAGTIRENLLFVNPGASDAEVMEALNKASCYSLLARADKGLETVIGEGGIKISGGEKQRLSIARALLRKPRLLVFDEATSALDSITEEEITKTVRQVTASKQHITVMIAHRLSTIMHADRIYVLEKGRIVETGRHEELLEEKGLYYAMWRQQIGERKLETV; the protein is encoded by the coding sequence ATGAAATTATTGCTGCATTATTTAAAGAGATATAAATGGCTCGTCGTATTGGCGATGGTATTAGCGAGTATTAACCAGCTTTTTTCTTTGCTGGACCCGATGATTTTTGGTTGGATAATTGACCGGTTTGCTTCACATCCGCATAGTACCGTAAAAGGAGGCACTATATTCAGGCCGGAGGGACAATATCTGACAGGCGTATTGCTGCTCGTTGGCGCTGCTATCGGGGTGGCGATGGTATCCAGGATTGCCAAGGCATTCCAGGATTATGCCGTAAACGTAATTGTGCAGAAATTTGGCGCACAGGTGTATACCGACGGGTTAAAACATTCCTTAAGGCTGCCTTATCAGCAGTTTGAAGATCAGCGCAGCGGTGAAACGCTAGCTATTCTTCAGAAGGTGCGGACAGACTGCGAAAAGTTCATCACTTCCTTTGTAAACGTATTGTTTGTTTCCATGATCGGAGTGGTGTTTGTGATGATATATGCAGCCACGGTACACTGGACCCTGCCACTGGTATATCTGACAGGCTGTATATTGCTGACCGTACTCATGAGTTTACTCAGCCGGAAAATAAAGGTGATCCAGAAAACGATCGTAAAGGAAACCACAGCGCTGGCCGGTTCCACTACCGAATCACTGCGGAATATAGAGCTGGTAAAGAGTCTTGGCCTTACCCAGCAGGAGATCAGAAGGCTGAATTCCACTACTATCAAGATATTGATGCTGGAACTGAAGAAAGTACGCAGTATCCGCAGTATCAGCTTTGTACAGGGCACCTTTGTGAACCTGATGCGGCAGAGTATTCTGTTTCTGCTGTTGTTTTACATCTATCGTGATTATGTGAGCATTGGCCAGCTGATGACGTTACAGCTGTATTCCTTCTTTATTTTCGGCCCTTTACAGGAATTGGGCAATATTATCCTGAACTACAGGGAGGCACAGGTATCGCTGCTGAATTTCCAGAGCATTCTGAGCACACCGGTAGAAGAGACACCGGCCCACCCGATAAGAATCAACCACATTGACGAGCTCACTTTCCGCCATGTAGGTTTCAAACATCTGACAGCGGCCACCAAAGCGCTGGACCAGGTGAACTTCGCAGTGAGTGTGGGCGAGACCATAGCCTTTGTAGGGCCTTCCGGTTCCGGTAAAACCACGCTGGTAAAACTGCTGGTTGGTCTTTACAAACCTAATGAAGGGCATATCCTCTACAATGGTGTAGACGCCAACGAAGCGGATATGGAAGACCTGCGGCACCAGGTAGGTTTTGTAACGCAGGACACGCAGCTGTTTGCCGGCACTATCCGGGAAAATCTGCTGTTTGTGAATCCGGGAGCTTCCGATGCGGAGGTCATGGAGGCGTTGAACAAAGCATCCTGTTATTCTTTGCTGGCAAGGGCCGACAAAGGGCTGGAGACTGTTATCGGTGAAGGAGGTATTAAAATCTCCGGAGGGGAAAAACAGCGGCTGTCCATAGCCAGGGCATTGCTGCGTAAGCCAAGGCTGCTGGTATTTGATGAAGCCACTTCAGCACTGGATTCCATCACAGAAGAAGAGATCACCAAAACAGTAAGGCAGGTGACTGCCAGCAAACAACATATTACGGTGATGATTGCACACCGGTTGAGCACCATTATGCACGCCGACCGTATCTATGTGCTGGAAAAAGGCCGTATTGTGGAAACGGGCAGACATGAGGAATTGCTGGAAGAGAAAGGCTTGTATTATGCCATGTGGCGTCAGCAAATAGGCGAGCGCAAGCTGGAAACAGTCTAG
- a CDS encoding translation factor GTPase family protein, translating to MKTYDEKHIKNIVLLGAPKSGKTTLSETMLFEAGIINKRGTVEEKNTISDYHEIEHERGNSVYATALHTEWKDYKINIIDTPGLEDFIGEVISAIRVCDTAVLLLNAQYGVEVGTELIWDYVDKYRKPTILAVNQLDTEQANFNKTVEDATRILGNAVTIMQYPVNQGHGFNAIIDLLKMTLYRFPEDGGKPEKLPIPDSEKERAEALHNALVEKAAENDDTLMEQYFEKGSLDEDELRQGIKIGMLRHQIFPVFCLSAKNDMGSGRLMGFIDNVAPSASEMSPEITIDGKEIPCDPAGPPCLFVFKTLQEPHIGRLSFFKVVSGEIKPGMELVNEEANTTERISQLFIADGKNRNNVESLKAGDIGCTLKLKNTFTNQTLSEKNLAAQIDPIQFPTPKVRVAIEAKNKSDDEKMSEVLAEIHMEDPTLLVEFNRELKQVILHGQGDLHLLVTKWRLENIYKMQVAYLPAKIPYRETIRKPALASYRHKKQSGGAGQFGEVYMKIEPWYEGMPPLKEYPVRETEEVPLQWGGKLVFNNCIVGGAIDNRFLPSILKGVMEKMQEGPLTGSYVRDIRVSVYDGKMHPVDSNDISFKIAGMMAFREAFHQAAPQLLEPVFDIEATAPDAMMGDIMSELQSRRSVITGMDTLNGYQVIKARTPQAELDKLFAALRNVTQGKAKVHSSFAEYAPVPPEIQKKLSEEYQKEEVV from the coding sequence ATGAAGACGTATGATGAAAAACATATCAAAAACATCGTACTGTTGGGCGCACCCAAAAGCGGCAAAACTACCCTCTCTGAAACCATGTTGTTTGAAGCCGGCATCATCAACAAGCGCGGAACAGTAGAAGAGAAAAACACTATCTCGGACTACCACGAAATAGAACACGAGCGCGGTAACTCTGTCTATGCCACTGCATTGCACACCGAATGGAAAGACTACAAAATCAACATCATTGATACCCCTGGCCTGGAAGATTTTATAGGAGAAGTGATCTCCGCCATCCGCGTGTGTGATACCGCTGTCCTCCTGCTTAACGCTCAGTACGGCGTAGAGGTAGGCACAGAACTGATCTGGGATTATGTAGACAAATACCGAAAGCCTACCATCCTGGCGGTCAACCAGCTCGATACCGAACAGGCAAACTTCAATAAAACAGTCGAAGACGCCACCCGCATCCTCGGTAATGCAGTCACTATCATGCAGTACCCCGTCAATCAGGGACACGGCTTCAACGCCATTATTGACCTGCTCAAAATGACCCTTTACCGCTTCCCGGAAGATGGTGGCAAACCCGAAAAGCTCCCTATCCCCGATAGCGAAAAGGAAAGAGCCGAAGCCCTGCACAATGCCCTCGTGGAAAAAGCAGCGGAAAATGATGATACCCTCATGGAACAATACTTTGAAAAAGGTAGCCTCGACGAAGACGAGCTGCGGCAAGGTATCAAAATAGGGATGCTCAGACATCAGATTTTCCCGGTATTCTGCCTCTCTGCAAAAAATGATATGGGCAGCGGACGCCTCATGGGCTTCATCGACAATGTAGCCCCCTCCGCGTCCGAAATGTCGCCGGAAATCACCATCGATGGTAAAGAGATTCCCTGCGACCCCGCCGGCCCTCCCTGCCTCTTTGTTTTCAAAACCCTGCAGGAACCACATATCGGCCGCCTCTCCTTCTTTAAAGTGGTCTCCGGGGAAATAAAACCAGGCATGGAGCTGGTCAATGAAGAGGCAAACACCACCGAGCGTATCAGCCAGCTGTTTATCGCCGACGGAAAAAACCGCAACAACGTTGAGTCCCTCAAAGCCGGCGACATAGGCTGTACCCTCAAACTGAAAAATACCTTCACCAACCAGACCCTCTCCGAGAAAAACCTGGCTGCACAGATAGACCCGATACAGTTCCCCACCCCTAAAGTACGCGTGGCCATCGAAGCCAAAAACAAAAGCGACGATGAAAAAATGAGCGAAGTACTCGCCGAAATCCACATGGAAGATCCCACCCTGCTGGTGGAATTCAACCGGGAACTGAAACAGGTGATCCTGCACGGTCAGGGAGATTTACACCTGCTGGTCACCAAATGGCGACTGGAAAATATCTACAAAATGCAGGTAGCCTATCTGCCCGCCAAAATACCCTATCGCGAAACAATCCGTAAACCGGCACTGGCGTCTTATCGCCATAAAAAACAGTCCGGCGGCGCCGGCCAGTTCGGGGAAGTGTACATGAAAATAGAACCCTGGTATGAAGGAATGCCCCCGCTGAAGGAATATCCCGTCAGGGAAACCGAAGAAGTACCACTACAGTGGGGCGGTAAACTGGTGTTCAACAACTGCATCGTAGGCGGTGCAATAGATAACCGCTTCCTGCCTTCCATCCTCAAAGGAGTGATGGAAAAAATGCAGGAAGGACCACTTACGGGTTCCTATGTGCGTGATATAAGGGTGAGTGTCTATGATGGAAAAATGCACCCGGTAGACAGCAACGATATCTCTTTTAAGATCGCCGGCATGATGGCCTTCAGGGAAGCCTTCCACCAGGCTGCTCCCCAGCTGCTGGAACCCGTATTCGACATCGAAGCCACCGCTCCCGATGCCATGATGGGCGATATTATGAGTGAACTGCAAAGCCGTAGAAGCGTAATAACGGGAATGGATACACTGAACGGCTACCAGGTCATCAAAGCCCGCACACCACAGGCTGAGCTGGACAAGCTGTTTGCCGCCCTGCGCAACGTTACCCAGGGAAAGGCCAAGGTCCATTCTTCCTTCGCGGAATATGCACCCGTTCCGCCTGAAATACAGAAAAAACTGAGCGAAGAATACCAGAAGGAAGAAGTCGTTTAA